DNA sequence from the Anabaena sphaerica FACHB-251 genome:
AGTCCGAGCGATGGAAGCGGTTAGTTCTGGACGTAAGCCCAATTCTTCCTCTTGCCCATTTTGCAATTGAATTACCTTATGACGCTGAATCGCTTCACCAGCCATGAGCGTATCCATCCGTTCCAAAGTTGAGGTGATAATCCTGTGATATCCCCAACGGTGAAAAACTTGTTGTAACCTATCTTCAATCCAGCGTTTTTGAGCCACATCTAAGGGTAATAAATCCCTAGCTCCCGCTGCTGGTTGATACACCATTATTTTTTCTTCCCACCAAACAAACCACCAAACAAACCACCACTTCCAGACTTATCTGGTTGTGTATCTCCATTATCAGCAGATTTCTTCACCTGATTCGTAACGGATTGATTCCCTAAAACTTTATCAACTTTAGGTTTCCATTCCAATGCTAATTCGTCATTTGGATTTAATTTCAGTGCGTTGTCAAAGTGAATTTTAGCCATTTTTAGCTGACTTTGGCGTAAATATACGATTGCCATCAAGCTATGGCAGCGGCTATTTTTCGGCTCTAGCTTCAAGGCCTCCTGTAATTCTACTTTGGCCTGGGCAAATTGCTCATTGTCAATCAGAGTTTGAGCGCGACGCTGGTACTGGTCTACCACGGATTCTTCTTTTGGTCTTGCTGGTAACGGTGTTATTGTGGTAGTAGTAGGCGTTTGAATAGATTGGGATGCGGTTACTAACCGCCCTGCACGCCGCATCAAGTAAACTAAATTTAATTCGCTAATTTGGGCAATGAATTGGGATACCTGTTGCAAATCAACAAATTGAGTTTCGGAAATTTTAGCTAATTCTTGTTTATACAATAGGTCAAGATTGGGAGCGATCGCTAATTGCTTGCCCACATCAGTTGTGAGTACCACCTCCACTGATTCTTGTGCTAGACGCTTGCCTATTTGCGACAAAATCAAAATATATTCAGCACGATTACGTTCTACAGACAGTTTTTCATAAGCAGGATTAACCAACTTAGATAATAATTCAGTTGCTATATCTTTGTTAGGATCGTTGATAACAGCGGCGCTATCTGGGTGCAAGCGACGGGCAATTTTGAGATAGCGTTTGCGTACTTCCCCAGCATTAGCATCAACCGGAACACCCAAAACTGCGTGATGATCTATAAAATCATATTTGAATAATCCGCCATCTATTTTTAAAGACATATAAGATATGTTGCACCCAAGCAGCAATTTTTTATAGTTTACCCTGTCAGTAATATTGGGATAACAGTTATTAGCAATTTTCCCATGTTACCAAGCTGACAAAGGTCGAACTTGCATTAGTTCCTGACTGAGAATGTTATGAATATAACCATTAGTAGCCAGGATTTTCCCGGAATCGATTTGTAAATCACTGCCATTATAAGCTGTGACTATACCACCTGCTTCCTGCACTAGAATTATACCAGCTGCAACATCCCAAGGTGCAATCCCTCTTTCCCAATATCCATCAACACGGCCACAAGCAACATAAGCTAAGTCTAGAGAAGCGGAACCGCCACGCCTAACACCTTGGGTAAGATGGGTAAGATGACAAAATTCTGCGTAGTTGTTGTCAGAAGTTTCCCTGCGGTCATAAGCAAATCCAGATGTTAATAAGCTTTTACTTAATTCCGCAGTCTTAGAGACCTTAATAGGTCGGCGGTTGCGTGTTGCACCCAAACCAGCAGCAGCCCGGAATAGTTCGTTATGGAAAGGGTCATAAATTACACCAACTTGTGGTACACCCTGAATAAACAAACCAATGGAAACTGCAAAACAGGGATATTGATGGGCGTAGTTAGTTGTACCATCTAAAGGATCAATTGCCCAAAGGTATTCACTGGCTTGATTTCCTAGTTTTCCCGATTCTTCTGCAAGGATAGAATGTTGGGGAAAATGGCGGTTTAAGATTTCTAAAATTACCTTTTCCGAAGCTTTATCAGCTGCGGTGACTAAATCACCAGGTCGTCCTTTTTCGGTAATCGCATCTTCTACTTTACCTAAATAATCTTGCAAAATTACACCAGCAGCTAGGGCAGCTTCGGTAGCTATATCTAGAAAAATTTGTAAATTAGTCATTGGTAAGGAGGCAGGAGGCAAGAGGCAAGAGGCAGTAGGCAGTAGACAGAAGGCAGGAGGCAAGAGACAGAAGGCAGGAAGTAATATATTATTCTCCCCAGTTCCCAGTTCCCAGTCCCC
Encoded proteins:
- a CDS encoding J domain-containing protein, producing MSLKIDGGLFKYDFIDHHAVLGVPVDANAGEVRKRYLKIARRLHPDSAAVINDPNKDIATELLSKLVNPAYEKLSVERNRAEYILILSQIGKRLAQESVEVVLTTDVGKQLAIAPNLDLLYKQELAKISETQFVDLQQVSQFIAQISELNLVYLMRRAGRLVTASQSIQTPTTTTITPLPARPKEESVVDQYQRRAQTLIDNEQFAQAKVELQEALKLEPKNSRCHSLMAIVYLRQSQLKMAKIHFDNALKLNPNDELALEWKPKVDKVLGNQSVTNQVKKSADNGDTQPDKSGSGGLFGGLFGGKKK
- a CDS encoding inositol monophosphatase family protein; translation: MTNLQIFLDIATEAALAAGVILQDYLGKVEDAITEKGRPGDLVTAADKASEKVILEILNRHFPQHSILAEESGKLGNQASEYLWAIDPLDGTTNYAHQYPCFAVSIGLFIQGVPQVGVIYDPFHNELFRAAAGLGATRNRRPIKVSKTAELSKSLLTSGFAYDRRETSDNNYAEFCHLTHLTQGVRRGGSASLDLAYVACGRVDGYWERGIAPWDVAAGIILVQEAGGIVTAYNGSDLQIDSGKILATNGYIHNILSQELMQVRPLSAW